One genomic window of Vibrio mangrovi includes the following:
- a CDS encoding DUF1593 domain-containing protein — protein MIPTKLKVLPLLMSALVFSGISLAENNVPHTDGMADKTRVIVLTDIGNEPDDSESFVRFLTYSNEFEIENIVATTSTWQRDQVQPELLKERIDAYAKVYPNLIRHAEGFPTPESLKAKILSGRVAYGMKGVGHGLSTQASRSIIATVDKSDDRPVWITLWGGGVDLAQALWDVKATRTSTEVADFISKIRVYSISDQDNTGAWIRRNFPTMTWISSIHSYNDYWLATWVGISAPNLEGADMAQVNNDWVKKHIRLGPLGEKYPPIMYIMEGDSPSFIYLLKNGLNVPEHPEYGSWGGRYAPVAPDDESGLRTGTSDNVLGTDGKMHKTAPATIWRFRHQFQNDFAGRIQWTLTDNYANANHNPVVKLNGEPGIQPLQWQVKSGEKVVLSAKGSSDPDNNQISYRWWQYGEPTAQALQIHFAPEIKLANDSQESTSFIAPEVSRPTPFHVILEVHDNGTPEMYAYRRAIVTVMP, from the coding sequence ATGATCCCTACGAAATTGAAAGTATTACCTCTATTGATGTCAGCACTGGTTTTTAGTGGTATCAGTCTGGCAGAGAATAACGTGCCTCATACTGATGGTATGGCGGATAAAACCCGTGTCATTGTATTAACGGACATCGGTAACGAACCGGATGATTCAGAATCATTTGTCAGATTTCTGACTTACAGTAATGAGTTTGAGATAGAAAATATTGTGGCAACAACATCAACCTGGCAACGGGATCAGGTACAGCCAGAGTTGCTGAAGGAGAGGATTGATGCTTATGCAAAAGTGTATCCGAATCTGATCCGCCATGCGGAGGGATTTCCGACACCGGAATCTCTGAAAGCGAAGATTCTCAGCGGCCGGGTTGCCTACGGAATGAAAGGTGTCGGCCATGGTCTGTCGACGCAGGCCTCACGCAGTATTATTGCGACCGTAGACAAAAGTGACGACCGTCCGGTCTGGATTACTCTCTGGGGCGGTGGCGTTGACCTGGCACAGGCGTTGTGGGATGTGAAAGCGACACGGACATCTACAGAAGTTGCTGATTTTATAAGCAAGATACGAGTTTATTCCATTTCGGATCAGGATAATACCGGCGCATGGATTCGGCGCAACTTTCCGACGATGACCTGGATTAGTAGTATTCACAGTTACAACGATTACTGGTTAGCAACCTGGGTTGGTATCTCTGCGCCAAATCTTGAAGGTGCAGATATGGCGCAGGTGAACAATGACTGGGTGAAAAAGCATATTCGGCTGGGGCCGCTGGGAGAAAAATATCCACCGATTATGTATATTATGGAAGGTGACAGCCCCTCGTTTATCTATTTGCTGAAAAATGGCCTGAATGTACCTGAACATCCTGAATACGGTAGCTGGGGTGGGCGTTATGCGCCGGTTGCACCGGATGATGAATCAGGGTTGCGTACCGGCACATCGGACAATGTACTGGGAACCGATGGAAAAATGCATAAGACAGCACCAGCAACCATCTGGCGTTTCAGACATCAGTTTCAGAACGATTTTGCCGGACGGATTCAGTGGACGCTTACAGATAACTATGCCAACGCGAATCATAATCCGGTTGTGAAGCTGAATGGCGAACCGGGCATACAGCCGTTGCAATGGCAGGTGAAATCCGGTGAGAAAGTGGTGCTATCAGCCAAAGGGAGTTCGGATCCGGATAACAATCAAATCAGCTATCGCTGGTGGCAGTACGGAGAGCCGACAGCTCAGGCTTTGCAAATCCATTTTGCCCCGGAAATCAAACTGGCCAATGATTCTCAGGAATCGACCAGCTTTATTGCACCTGAGGTAAGTAGGCCAACACCATTCCATGTCATTCTGGAAGTTCATGACAATGGTACACCTGAAATGTATGCCTATCGCCGGGCCATTGTGACGGTCATGCCTTAA